A region from the Citrobacter telavivensis genome encodes:
- the dhaK gene encoding dihydroxyacetone kinase subunit DhaK: MKKLINRVEDVLSEQLIGLAKAHPELTLHQDPVYVTRADAPVAGKVALLSGGGSGHEPMHCGYIGQGMLSGACPGEIFTSPTPDKMFECAMQIDGGEGVLLIIKNYTGDILNFETATELLHESGVKVTTVVVDDDVAVKDSLYTAGRRGVANTVLIEKLVGAAAERGDSLEACAELGRRLNNLGHSIGIALGACTVPAAGQPSFTLKDDEMEFGVGIHGEPGIDRRRFSSLDQTVDEMFDTLLENGAYSRTLRQWDNVKGAWQEVKQSKTALQNGDRVIALVNNLGATPLSELYGVYNRLAQRCEASGIVIERNLIGSYCTSLDMAGFSITLLKADDDTLALWDAPVHTPALNWGK, translated from the coding sequence ATGAAAAAACTGATTAACCGTGTGGAAGATGTACTGAGTGAACAGCTTATCGGCCTGGCGAAGGCGCATCCTGAACTGACGCTGCACCAGGACCCGGTCTATGTCACCCGCGCTGATGCACCGGTCGCCGGCAAAGTGGCGCTGCTCTCCGGCGGCGGCAGCGGACACGAACCGATGCACTGCGGCTACATCGGCCAGGGCATGCTCTCCGGCGCCTGTCCGGGGGAAATTTTCACCTCGCCGACGCCGGACAAAATGTTCGAATGCGCGATGCAGATTGACGGCGGCGAAGGCGTCCTGCTGATTATCAAAAACTATACCGGCGACATCCTGAATTTTGAGACCGCCACCGAGCTGCTGCACGAAAGTGGCGTTAAGGTTACCACCGTCGTGGTGGATGACGACGTGGCGGTAAAAGACAGCCTCTATACCGCCGGACGCCGCGGCGTCGCCAATACCGTGCTGATTGAAAAACTGGTCGGCGCCGCCGCCGAACGCGGCGACTCGCTGGAAGCCTGCGCTGAACTGGGCCGCCGTTTAAATAACCTTGGTCACTCGATTGGCATCGCGCTGGGCGCCTGCACCGTACCGGCCGCCGGACAGCCCTCCTTTACCCTGAAAGATGATGAGATGGAGTTCGGCGTCGGCATCCATGGCGAGCCGGGTATCGACCGCCGCCGCTTCAGCTCGCTCGACCAAACCGTCGATGAGATGTTCGATACCCTGCTGGAAAACGGCGCATACAGCCGCACGCTGCGCCAGTGGGATAACGTCAAGGGAGCGTGGCAGGAAGTGAAACAGAGCAAAACCGCGCTGCAAAACGGCGATCGGGTTATCGCGCTGGTCAATAACCTCGGCGCCACCCCGCTTTCCGAACTGTACGGCGTTTACAACCGCCTTGCCCAGCGCTGCGAAGCGTCCGGCATTGTGATTGAACGCAACCTCATCGGCAGCTACTGCACCTCGCTGGATATGGCGGGTTTCTCCATCACCCTGCTGAAAGCGGATGATGACACGCTGGCGTTATGGGACGCCCCGGTCCATACCCCAGCGCTGAACTGGGGAAAATAA
- the dhaL gene encoding dihydroxyacetone kinase ADP-binding subunit DhaL, translating into MSLNRTQIVDWLYRCGDIFTKQSDFLTGLDKEIGDADHGLNMHRGFSKVVEKLPSIADKDIGFILKNTGMTLLSNVGGASGPLFGTFFIRAAQVTQAHQSLTLDELYQMIREGADGVVNRGKAEPGDKTMCDVWLPVVESLRHSSEQHLSIPAALDAACEVAERAAHATITMQARKGRASYLGERSIGHQDPGATSVLFMVQMLAAAAKE; encoded by the coding sequence ATGTCACTGAACAGAACGCAAATCGTCGACTGGCTGTACCGCTGTGGCGACATTTTCACCAAACAGAGCGATTTTCTCACCGGCCTTGATAAAGAGATCGGCGACGCCGACCACGGCCTCAATATGCATCGCGGCTTCAGCAAAGTGGTCGAAAAGCTGCCGTCGATCGCCGATAAAGACATCGGTTTTATTCTCAAGAATACCGGGATGACGCTGCTTTCCAACGTCGGCGGCGCCAGCGGCCCGCTGTTCGGCACCTTCTTTATCCGCGCCGCCCAGGTCACCCAGGCGCATCAGAGCCTGACCCTCGACGAGCTTTATCAGATGATCCGCGAAGGCGCGGACGGCGTCGTCAACCGTGGTAAAGCGGAGCCGGGCGATAAGACGATGTGCGACGTCTGGCTGCCGGTGGTGGAATCCCTGCGTCATTCCAGCGAGCAACATCTGTCTATCCCTGCCGCGCTGGATGCCGCCTGCGAAGTGGCCGAGCGCGCCGCCCACGCCACCATCACCATGCAGGCGCGTAAAGGCCGCGCCAGCTATCTCGGCGAGCGCAGCATCGGGCATCAGGATCCCGGCGCGACCTCGGTGCTGTTTATGGTTCAGATGCTG